One Streptococcus sp. zg-86 DNA window includes the following coding sequences:
- a CDS encoding Fic family protein yields MQPTYSIDNPRLSYQTKLDLWETGFGLQKVDGLEPSAYMIELAQSQAKGDLTYQDVHEEIRRYHAEVSAETQEADLVALRIAELLSRRGFSFSPGTLLSIHKELFQDIFPDEIPVGTFRRTNISKKEYVLGSDSVVYADYTMIEATLDYDFTQEKKFAYQGLTKEEIVAHIQQFISGIWQIHPFREGNTRAVIVFLIQYLREFGFDVDNEPFQKNARFFRDALVLDNAKMLQKNSQPLTQFFENLLLNGQNDLIL; encoded by the coding sequence ATGCAACCAACGTACAGTATTGATAATCCTCGCTTATCTTACCAAACGAAGCTAGATCTTTGGGAGACTGGGTTTGGTTTGCAAAAGGTTGATGGTCTTGAACCCTCAGCCTACATGATAGAACTTGCTCAGAGTCAGGCTAAGGGAGATTTGACTTATCAAGATGTTCATGAGGAGATTAGACGCTATCATGCGGAAGTGAGTGCTGAGACACAAGAGGCTGATTTGGTGGCCTTGAGAATAGCAGAACTTTTATCACGCAGGGGGTTTAGTTTTAGTCCAGGGACTCTCCTGTCCATTCATAAGGAGCTATTTCAAGACATTTTTCCTGATGAGATTCCAGTTGGTACTTTTCGTAGGACTAATATTTCGAAAAAAGAATATGTGCTAGGTAGTGATAGTGTCGTCTATGCAGACTATACGATGATTGAAGCGACTTTAGACTACGATTTTACTCAAGAGAAAAAATTTGCCTATCAAGGCTTGACTAAAGAAGAGATAGTAGCTCATATTCAGCAATTTATCTCTGGCATTTGGCAGATTCACCCTTTTCGAGAAGGAAATACACGGGCTGTTATTGTTTTTCTGATTCAATATTTGCGAGAGTTTGGTTTTGATGTAGATAATGAACCTTTTCAAAAGAATGCTCGTTTCTTTCGAGATGCTTTGGTTTTAGACAACGCCAAAATGTTGCAAAAGAATAGTCAGCCACTGACACAATTTTTTGAAAATCTACTGTTAAACGGGCAAAATGATTTAATACTTTAA
- a CDS encoding NADH-dependent flavin oxidoreductase encodes MVDISRLFTPFSMGDGIELDNRFVLSPMVTNSSSKEGYVSQDDLAYAKRRAAAAPLQITGAAYVNPYGQLFEFGFSVSKDEDIAGLRQLAQAMKAEGAIAILQLTHAGRFSSHTLAREGFVYGPSPMHLQSPIPHDVKALTVEQIKAIVEDYRQATRRAIEAGFDGVEVSSAQRLLIQTFFSTFSNQRTDDYGAQDFSSRARLTFEVLEAVHGVIVSEARRPFLLGFRATPEETRGHQIGYSIDEFLQLVKEVMDRVPLAYLAIASWGHDVFRNRVRSTGRYQGQLVNQVIYQQLKGQIPIMATGGINSPEKAIEALAHADLVGASTPFIVDPEFVQKIRENRAQDIHLKIKAADLPSLAIPQASFKDIVPLMDYGESLPADSRSLFRELAINYEKEEA; translated from the coding sequence ATGGTAGATATAAGTCGCTTATTTACACCATTTTCTATGGGAGATGGTATCGAATTGGACAATCGCTTTGTTCTATCGCCCATGGTGACTAATTCCTCTAGCAAGGAAGGTTATGTTAGTCAGGATGATTTGGCTTATGCAAAGCGCCGAGCAGCAGCTGCACCCTTGCAAATTACAGGCGCAGCCTATGTCAATCCTTACGGTCAATTGTTTGAATTTGGCTTTAGTGTATCCAAGGATGAAGATATTGCTGGTCTTCGTCAATTAGCACAGGCCATGAAAGCAGAAGGAGCAATAGCTATCTTGCAACTGACGCATGCGGGACGTTTTTCTTCGCATACACTAGCACGAGAAGGCTTTGTCTATGGTCCAAGTCCGATGCATTTGCAATCGCCTATTCCTCACGATGTTAAGGCTCTAACAGTTGAACAAATCAAGGCTATCGTAGAGGATTACCGTCAGGCAACGAGACGAGCCATTGAAGCTGGATTTGATGGTGTGGAAGTGTCTTCTGCCCAACGCTTACTTATTCAGACTTTTTTCTCTACTTTTTCCAATCAGCGTACAGATGACTATGGTGCGCAAGATTTTTCTAGTAGGGCACGGTTAACCTTTGAAGTGTTGGAGGCTGTTCACGGGGTAATCGTTAGTGAAGCAAGACGTCCTTTTCTGCTTGGTTTTCGAGCAACTCCTGAGGAAACGAGGGGGCATCAGATTGGCTATTCGATTGACGAATTTCTCCAGTTAGTCAAGGAGGTAATGGACAGAGTGCCTCTTGCTTATTTGGCGATTGCTAGCTGGGGACATGATGTTTTTCGGAATCGCGTTCGCTCTACTGGTCGCTATCAAGGACAATTAGTCAACCAAGTGATTTATCAACAGTTGAAGGGACAGATTCCCATTATGGCAACAGGCGGTATCAATAGTCCTGAAAAGGCGATTGAGGCCTTGGCACATGCGGATTTGGTTGGAGCTTCAACTCCCTTTATCGTGGATCCTGAGTTTGTTCAAAAGATAAGAGAAAATCGAGCGCAGGATATTCATTTGAAGATTAAAGCTGCGGACTTGCCTTCCTTAGCGATTCCTCAAGCCTCTTTTAAGGATATTGTTCCGTTAATGGATTATGGAGAATCCTTGCCTGCTGATTCGCGTAGTTTGTTTCGAGAGTTGGCTATCAATTATGAGAAGGAGGAAGCATGA
- a CDS encoding valine--tRNA ligase yields the protein MSKELSPKYNPAEVEAGRYAKWLEADIFKPSGDEKAKPYSIVIPPPNVTGKLHLGHAWDTTLQDIIIRQKRMQGFDTLWLPGMDHAGIATQAKVEERLRGEGITRYDLGREKFLEKVWEWKDEYAATIKEQWGKMGLSLDYSRERFTLDEGLSKAVRKVFVDLYQKGWIYRGEFIINWDPAARTALSDIEVIHKDVEGAFYHMNYTLEDGSRALQVATTRPETMFGDVAVAVNPEDSRYKDLIGQNVILPIVNKAIPIVADEHADPEFGTGVVKITPAHDPNDFLVGQRHNLPQVNVMNDDGTMNDLAGEFAGMDRFEARKAVVAKLEELGALVEIEKRVHSVGHSERSGAVVEPRLSTQWFVKMDELAKNAIVNQKTEDEVKFYPPRFNDTFLQWMENVHDWVISRQLWWGHQIPAWYNAEGDIYVGEEAPAGDGWTQDEDVLDTWFSSALWPFSTMGWPDEDNADFKRYFPTSTLVTGYDIIFFWVSRMIFQSLEFTDRRPFENVLIHGLIRDEQGRKMSKSLGNGIDPMDVIDQYGADSLRWFLSNGSAPGQDVRFSYEKMDASWNFINKIWNISRYILMNNEGLNLDEARENVAKVAASEAGNVTDRWILHNLNETIAKVTENFDKFEFGVAGHILYNFIWDEFADWYVELTKEVLYSDNEAEKIMTRSVLLYTLDQILRLLHPIMPFVTEEIFGQISEGSIVTASYPVVRSEFENLAAANGVEALKDVIRAVRNARSEVNVAPSKPITLLIKPTDSQLEEFFKANVNYIKRFTNPEQLEIDGSLTAPELAMSSVITGAEIYLPLADLLNVDEELARLEKELAKWQKELDMVGKKLANEKFIANAKPEVVEKERTKQADYQTKYDATKERIAEMEKLVK from the coding sequence ATGTCAAAAGAACTATCACCAAAATACAATCCAGCCGAGGTTGAGGCCGGTCGTTATGCGAAATGGCTGGAGGCAGATATCTTTAAGCCGTCAGGAGACGAGAAGGCAAAACCTTACTCCATCGTGATTCCACCGCCAAACGTGACGGGAAAACTCCACCTTGGACACGCTTGGGACACGACGCTACAAGATATTATCATCCGTCAAAAACGGATGCAGGGCTTTGATACCTTGTGGTTGCCAGGGATGGACCATGCAGGGATTGCCACTCAAGCCAAGGTTGAGGAGCGCTTGCGTGGAGAAGGCATTACCCGCTATGACCTCGGTCGTGAGAAATTCCTAGAGAAAGTCTGGGAATGGAAGGATGAGTATGCTGCAACGATTAAGGAGCAGTGGGGCAAGATGGGTTTGTCGCTTGACTACTCGCGTGAGCGATTCACCCTTGACGAGGGTTTGTCAAAGGCTGTTCGTAAGGTCTTTGTTGATTTGTATCAAAAGGGCTGGATTTACCGTGGGGAATTTATCATCAACTGGGATCCAGCAGCCCGCACCGCGCTTTCTGATATCGAGGTGATTCACAAAGATGTCGAGGGTGCCTTCTACCACATGAACTACACGCTTGAGGACGGCTCTCGTGCGCTTCAAGTTGCGACCACCCGTCCTGAGACCATGTTTGGAGACGTTGCGGTCGCAGTTAACCCAGAAGATTCACGCTACAAGGACTTGATTGGGCAAAATGTTATCCTGCCGATTGTCAATAAAGCCATTCCAATCGTAGCCGATGAACATGCGGATCCAGAATTTGGAACAGGGGTCGTAAAAATTACACCAGCCCACGATCCAAATGACTTCCTCGTAGGACAACGCCACAATTTACCACAAGTCAACGTCATGAACGATGATGGAACCATGAACGACTTGGCGGGTGAATTTGCAGGGATGGATCGCTTCGAAGCTCGTAAGGCAGTCGTGGCTAAATTGGAAGAATTGGGTGCCCTTGTGGAAATCGAAAAACGTGTGCATTCTGTCGGACACTCTGAGCGTAGCGGTGCTGTTGTCGAGCCACGTTTGTCTACTCAGTGGTTTGTCAAAATGGATGAATTAGCTAAAAATGCTATTGTCAACCAAAAGACCGAAGATGAAGTGAAATTCTATCCACCACGTTTCAACGATACCTTCCTTCAATGGATGGAAAATGTGCATGACTGGGTGATTTCACGTCAGCTTTGGTGGGGGCACCAAATCCCAGCTTGGTACAATGCAGAAGGTGACATCTATGTTGGGGAAGAAGCACCAGCAGGTGACGGATGGACTCAGGATGAAGATGTGCTTGATACCTGGTTCAGCTCAGCCCTTTGGCCATTTTCAACCATGGGGTGGCCAGATGAGGACAACGCAGACTTCAAACGCTACTTCCCAACCTCAACCCTTGTTACAGGCTATGATATTATCTTCTTCTGGGTATCACGAATGATTTTCCAATCCCTTGAATTTACAGACCGTCGTCCGTTTGAAAATGTCTTGATTCACGGTTTGATTCGTGATGAGCAAGGCCGTAAAATGTCTAAATCTCTCGGGAATGGGATTGATCCGATGGATGTGATTGACCAGTACGGTGCAGACAGTCTCCGTTGGTTCTTATCTAACGGCTCTGCCCCAGGGCAAGATGTCCGCTTTAGCTATGAGAAAATGGATGCCAGCTGGAACTTCATCAATAAAATCTGGAATATCTCCCGCTACATTCTCATGAATAATGAGGGCTTGAATCTTGATGAGGCGCGTGAAAATGTTGCAAAAGTAGCCGCAAGCGAGGCTGGAAACGTGACAGACCGCTGGATTCTCCACAACCTCAATGAAACCATTGCCAAAGTCACTGAAAACTTTGACAAATTTGAGTTCGGTGTTGCTGGGCACATCCTCTATAACTTTATCTGGGATGAATTTGCGGACTGGTATGTCGAGTTGACCAAGGAAGTGCTTTATAGCGATAATGAGGCAGAAAAAATCATGACTCGCTCTGTGCTTCTTTACACCTTGGATCAAATCTTGCGCTTGCTCCACCCAATCATGCCGTTTGTGACGGAGGAAATCTTTGGGCAAATCTCAGAAGGAAGCATTGTAACGGCAAGCTATCCAGTAGTTCGTTCTGAGTTTGAAAATCTTGCAGCGGCAAATGGCGTAGAAGCCTTGAAAGATGTGATTCGTGCCGTTCGAAATGCGCGTAGTGAAGTCAACGTTGCCCCAAGTAAGCCAATCACGCTCTTAATTAAGCCAACTGATAGCCAGTTAGAAGAATTCTTTAAGGCAAATGTCAACTACATCAAACGCTTTACAAATCCTGAGCAATTAGAAATTGACGGCAGTTTGACCGCACCAGAGCTAGCCATGTCAAGCGTCATCACAGGAGCTGAAATCTATTTACCACTTGCAGACCTTCTCAATGTCGATGAAGAATTAGCTCGTCTGGAAAAAGAACTTGCCAAATGGCAAAAAGAACTCGACATGGTCGGTAAAAAACTCGCCAACGAGAAATTTATCGCCAATGCCAAACCAGAAGTCGTTGAAAAAGAACGCACCAAACAAGCCGACTACCAAACCAAATACGATGCGACCAAAGAACGCATTGCAGAGATGGAGAAGTTGGTGAAATAG
- a CDS encoding glycine cleavage system protein H: MKKIANYLWIEQEEEQYVISMTPELQDDIGTIGYVEFSEGDVLEKDDIILNLEASKTVMAILSPLAGKVVERNTAALEQPLLLNSADPAEHWLIRLTDVDVAAFEALEDA; the protein is encoded by the coding sequence ATGAAAAAAATTGCAAATTATCTTTGGATTGAACAAGAGGAAGAACAATATGTCATCAGCATGACACCAGAATTACAAGATGATATTGGAACCATTGGCTATGTGGAATTTTCAGAAGGGGATGTGCTGGAAAAAGACGATATAATTTTAAACTTAGAGGCGTCAAAAACAGTTATGGCGATTTTAAGTCCATTAGCTGGTAAGGTTGTTGAGCGTAATACAGCAGCATTGGAACAGCCTCTCTTATTAAATTCAGCAGATCCGGCAGAGCATTGGTTGATTAGGTTGACTGATGTCGATGTCGCAGCATTTGAAGCTCTCGAAGATGCGTAA
- a CDS encoding SIR2 family NAD-dependent protein deacylase, whose product MTQWKALKSAQDEPEILASLIREADAVVVGIGAGMSAADGFTYIGERFETAFPDFIAKYGLLDMLQASLFQFASLEEYWAFQSRFVTLNYLDQPVGQAYLDLKEILETTAYHIITTNADNAFAAAAYDMNKVFHIQGEYGLWQCSRFCHQQTYRNDDLIRQMVAEQRDMKIPRDLIPYCPRCGAPFEINKRNAEKGMVEDADFFAQKERYDRFLAEHKGQKVLYLEIGVGYTTPQFIKQPFQKQTQENPAALFVSLNQKQYRIPPAIRPQSVQLTSHIATLMAKTKECFMKERRE is encoded by the coding sequence ATGACTCAGTGGAAAGCGCTGAAGAGTGCACAGGATGAGCCTGAGATATTAGCTAGTCTAATCCGAGAGGCAGATGCTGTTGTTGTGGGAATCGGAGCAGGGATGTCAGCCGCAGACGGTTTTACCTACATCGGAGAACGGTTTGAAACCGCCTTTCCTGATTTTATTGCAAAATATGGCCTCCTAGATATGTTGCAGGCCAGTTTGTTTCAGTTTGCGAGTTTAGAGGAATATTGGGCTTTTCAAAGTCGCTTTGTCACTCTAAATTATCTGGATCAGCCTGTTGGACAAGCCTATCTGGATTTGAAGGAAATCCTTGAAACAACAGCTTATCATATCATTACGACCAATGCGGATAATGCCTTTGCGGCAGCTGCTTACGACATGAATAAGGTCTTTCACATTCAAGGTGAGTATGGCTTATGGCAATGTAGTCGCTTTTGTCACCAGCAGACCTATCGAAATGATGATTTAATCCGCCAAATGGTTGCAGAACAAAGGGATATGAAGATTCCGCGGGATTTGATTCCTTATTGTCCAAGGTGTGGAGCACCTTTTGAAATCAATAAGCGTAATGCAGAAAAAGGGATGGTTGAGGATGCGGATTTCTTTGCGCAAAAAGAGCGATATGACCGCTTTTTAGCAGAGCATAAGGGGCAAAAGGTCCTCTATCTTGAGATTGGGGTGGGCTATACAACACCACAATTTATTAAGCAACCTTTTCAGAAGCAAACACAGGAAAATCCTGCTGCCCTCTTTGTAAGCCTGAACCAAAAGCAGTATCGGATTCCACCTGCTATTCGACCTCAAAGTGTTCAACTAACTAGTCATATCGCCACTTTAATGGCTAAGACCAAAGAATGTTTTATGAAGGAAAGGAGAGAATGA
- a CDS encoding protein-ADP-ribose hydrolase, with protein MRKERECQLIKQMIGFLGGEEGSSEDRDELLIIWRGLVNRRPAGLLSEEYLACEKEFLTDYHQKHQRSLADCEKTLHPNILLYYGDICHLQVDAIVNAANSELLGCFLPNHGCIDNAIHFYAGAELRNACAELMKKQGHKEPVGQVKVTKGYALPTQLIFHTVGPRIPEGKSPSPIRENLLRQCYLACLNRAREEGLATLAFCAISTGEFGYPKKEAAALAVQTVDDWLSETAYPLTVIFTLYTEEDAIYYEKELREEEKS; from the coding sequence ATGCGTAAAGAACGGGAATGTCAACTGATTAAGCAAATGATTGGTTTCTTAGGTGGTGAAGAAGGAAGTAGCGAGGATAGGGATGAACTTCTGATTATCTGGCGAGGCTTGGTCAATCGACGACCAGCTGGCCTTCTTTCGGAAGAATACCTCGCTTGTGAAAAAGAATTTCTAACCGACTATCATCAGAAACACCAGCGTTCTCTAGCAGATTGTGAAAAAACGCTTCATCCCAATATCTTACTCTACTATGGGGATATTTGTCATTTGCAGGTAGATGCCATTGTCAATGCGGCAAATAGTGAGTTATTAGGCTGTTTTCTGCCCAATCATGGCTGTATTGATAATGCTATCCATTTTTATGCAGGAGCAGAACTCCGCAATGCGTGTGCGGAATTGATGAAAAAACAAGGGCATAAAGAACCAGTAGGACAGGTAAAGGTCACAAAGGGGTATGCCCTACCTACTCAGTTGATTTTTCATACGGTAGGACCAAGGATTCCAGAAGGGAAAAGCCCCTCTCCTATTCGGGAAAATCTCCTAAGACAATGCTATCTAGCCTGTCTTAATCGGGCGCGTGAAGAAGGTCTGGCAACCTTGGCATTTTGTGCTATCTCAACAGGAGAATTTGGTTATCCTAAAAAAGAGGCAGCGGCTCTTGCTGTTCAAACGGTGGACGATTGGTTGAGTGAAACGGCTTATCCACTGACCGTCATCTTTACCTTATACACAGAAGAAGATGCTATTTATTATGAAAAAGAACTAAGAGAAGAGGAGAAGTCATGA
- a CDS encoding lipoate--protein ligase, with protein MYLIEPIRNGKYIADGAVALAMQVYVQQHVFLDDDILFPYYCEPKVEIGKFQNAIVEINEDYLKENNILLVRRDTGGGAVYVDSGAVNVCYLIQDNGIFGDFKRAYAPAIRALNELGVTQVEQTGRNDLVIEGKKVSGAAMTISNNRVYGGYSLLLDVDVEAMEKVLHPNRKKIESKGIKSVRSRVGSIRPFLAYEYQAITTDEFKNLMTCKLLGITSLDQAKRYELTDDDWAAINQLVADKYKNWEWNYGNSPQYSYHRDGRFAAGTIDIHLDMDKGRIAHCKIYGDFFGKGDVSEVEQALIGHRMEKDDIRMVLETIDLSRYFGKVSADELLELIFS; from the coding sequence ATGTACCTTATTGAACCTATTCGCAATGGAAAATATATTGCGGACGGTGCAGTTGCTCTTGCTATGCAAGTTTATGTTCAACAACATGTCTTTTTAGATGATGATATTTTGTTTCCTTATTATTGTGAGCCAAAAGTAGAGATTGGTAAGTTTCAAAATGCGATTGTCGAAATCAACGAAGACTATCTCAAGGAAAACAATATCTTGCTTGTTCGCCGTGATACTGGGGGTGGTGCAGTATATGTTGATTCTGGTGCAGTTAATGTCTGCTATCTGATTCAGGATAATGGTATCTTTGGTGATTTTAAACGGGCCTATGCTCCTGCTATTCGTGCCCTCAATGAATTGGGAGTAACTCAGGTTGAACAGACTGGTCGCAATGATCTGGTGATTGAAGGCAAAAAAGTCTCAGGTGCTGCTATGACGATTTCGAATAATCGGGTCTACGGTGGTTATTCTCTCTTGTTAGATGTTGATGTTGAGGCAATGGAGAAAGTGCTTCATCCAAACAGGAAAAAAATCGAATCAAAAGGGATAAAATCAGTTAGAAGTCGTGTCGGCAGTATTCGTCCTTTTTTAGCATATGAGTACCAAGCTATTACAACGGATGAATTTAAAAATCTGATGACCTGCAAATTGCTGGGAATTACTAGCCTTGATCAAGCAAAACGCTATGAATTGACAGATGACGATTGGGCTGCGATTAATCAATTGGTCGCTGATAAATATAAAAACTGGGAATGGAATTATGGCAATTCTCCACAGTACAGTTACCACCGAGATGGTCGTTTTGCAGCTGGAACCATTGATATTCACTTGGATATGGATAAGGGACGGATTGCACATTGTAAAATCTATGGTGATTTCTTTGGAAAAGGTGATGTGTCAGAAGTTGAGCAAGCTTTAATAGGACACCGAATGGAAAAAGACGATATTCGTATGGTTTTAGAGACAATTGATTTGTCACGCTATTTCGGCAAGGTATCAGCAGATGAGTTGCTTGAGTTGATCTTTAGCTGA
- a CDS encoding shikimate kinase: MNLVIIGAQASGKMTIGQEIEKLTKMTLFHNHDSIDFVMRFMEYGSAATELIQKIRMDFFEVFAKNTHSLIFTVVINFNDSHDLDFLKQIQDVFHSYKREVLFVELETDIEERLRRNRTEHRMQCKPLKRDVEWSEQDILSTMDFAQFNPESSPEFLKHYYKINNTNLSAYESAQLILQKLKDIETI; encoded by the coding sequence ATGAATTTGGTTATAATTGGTGCCCAAGCGTCAGGTAAAATGACAATTGGTCAAGAAATTGAAAAATTGACAAAGATGACGTTATTTCATAACCATGATAGTATTGATTTTGTTATGCGCTTTATGGAATATGGTTCAGCAGCTACTGAATTGATTCAAAAAATTAGAATGGATTTTTTTGAAGTCTTTGCTAAAAATACTCACTCTCTCATTTTTACAGTTGTTATCAATTTTAATGATTCGCATGACCTTGATTTCTTAAAGCAAATTCAAGATGTTTTTCACTCTTATAAAAGAGAGGTTTTGTTTGTTGAACTGGAGACAGACATAGAAGAGAGGCTTCGACGAAATCGCACAGAGCATCGTATGCAGTGTAAGCCTTTGAAACGCGATGTTGAATGGTCTGAACAGGATATTTTATCGACGATGGATTTCGCACAATTTAATCCAGAATCGTCACCAGAATTTCTGAAGCATTATTATAAAATCAATAATACAAATTTGTCAGCTTATGAATCAGCACAGCTTATTTTACAAAAGTTAAAGGATATTGAAACAATATAG
- a CDS encoding GNAT family N-acetyltransferase — MLKILEAYDGKSLPKVETNRLILRQWTVEDVEDLFAYASLPEVCLPAGFPPVATLTEERKYIESKYLENLVKENLPSGYGITVKGSNRVIGSCDFNHRRADDVFEIGYLLHPDFWGRGYMPEAVAALIEVAFTLLHLHKVEIRCYSSNQQSKRVAEKLGFTLEATIRNYKDLEGNRVDELVYGLLRTEWEEKHHAPSY; from the coding sequence ATGCTAAAGATTTTAGAAGCTTATGATGGCAAATCATTGCCTAAAGTGGAAACCAATCGTCTGATACTGCGTCAGTGGACCGTGGAGGATGTCGAAGATCTGTTTGCCTATGCGAGCTTGCCTGAGGTTTGCTTACCAGCGGGTTTTCCACCGGTAGCGACGCTTACGGAAGAACGGAAGTATATTGAAAGCAAGTATCTCGAAAATCTTGTCAAAGAGAACTTACCGTCTGGCTACGGAATCACCGTCAAAGGGAGCAATCGTGTCATAGGCTCTTGTGACTTTAATCACCGCCGAGCAGATGATGTATTTGAGATTGGCTATCTTCTTCATCCAGATTTTTGGGGCAGGGGCTATATGCCAGAAGCAGTTGCTGCGCTGATTGAAGTCGCTTTTACGCTTCTTCATCTCCATAAGGTCGAAATCCGTTGCTACAGCTCCAACCAGCAAAGCAAGCGAGTTGCTGAAAAACTCGGTTTCACCTTAGAAGCGACGATTCGTAACTATAAAGACTTAGAAGGAAATCGAGTAGACGAATTGGTTTACGGATTGTTGAGGACAGAGTGGGAGGAGAAACATCATGCTCCATCATATTGA
- a CDS encoding VOC family protein codes for MLHHIEINVSNLAISRVFYAKLFADLGYELYQEWEEGFSYRDKDSYLVFVQTKEDYKEPSYHRKRTSLNHLAFTLSTKEKVDSLHNRLRSEGVTLLYEENSPYAGGPDHYAVFFEDPDRLKIEVVWEVRT; via the coding sequence ATGCTCCATCATATTGAAATCAATGTGTCGAATCTTGCAATCAGCCGTGTCTTTTATGCTAAGCTTTTTGCAGACTTGGGCTATGAACTGTATCAAGAGTGGGAAGAGGGCTTTAGCTATCGAGATAAGGATTCCTATCTGGTTTTTGTCCAAACCAAGGAAGACTACAAAGAGCCAAGTTATCATAGGAAACGAACGAGTCTCAATCATCTTGCATTTACTCTTTCAACTAAGGAAAAAGTTGATTCTCTGCACAATCGCTTACGCTCGGAGGGTGTAACCCTACTCTATGAAGAAAACTCCCCATATGCTGGAGGACCAGACCATTATGCTGTCTTTTTTGAAGATCCAGATAGGCTGAAAATTGAGGTAGTGTGGGAGGTAAGAACATGA
- a CDS encoding MsnO8 family LLM class oxidoreductase, with the protein MKFGILDYGVIDEEQTAEEALQATVALAIRADELGFHRFWVAEHHNLPAFSISTPEIVMAHLANQTKTIRIGSGGIMGLHYSPYKVAEIARTLATLYPERIDIGLGNSLGTALVHQHLNSSYTSREYGIWLEKLLSYLKDEDVAITASPKSQSSVELFVLGTGGRSVHEAVRLGMGFTYGSFPFIVQNPLETAATLGTAYREGHLASTQKQGKFLLALFVVIAETKELAEELARPLDLWMLGKNDFNEFSHYPSGETARTYVVTDAEKVQMAANRMRMLVGDVAMVQQAVHKLVAVSGADEVIFIPLIPDQTNRMKALELLATIEIDDK; encoded by the coding sequence ATGAAGTTTGGTATTTTAGACTATGGGGTTATTGATGAGGAACAGACAGCAGAGGAGGCCTTACAGGCGACAGTGGCTTTAGCTATACGGGCTGATGAGCTTGGTTTTCATCGTTTTTGGGTTGCAGAGCACCACAATCTTCCTGCTTTTTCAATTAGCACTCCAGAAATCGTGATGGCTCATTTGGCCAACCAAACCAAGACAATTCGAATTGGTTCTGGTGGGATTATGGGCTTACATTATAGCCCCTATAAGGTGGCAGAAATTGCCCGTACCCTAGCTACCTTGTATCCAGAACGGATAGATATTGGCTTGGGCAATTCATTGGGGACAGCTCTCGTTCATCAACATTTAAACAGTTCCTATACTAGTCGAGAATATGGTATCTGGTTAGAAAAATTATTGAGTTATCTGAAGGATGAAGATGTAGCTATTACAGCCAGTCCCAAGTCCCAGTCTTCGGTCGAATTATTCGTTTTAGGAACGGGAGGTCGTTCGGTTCATGAGGCTGTACGATTGGGGATGGGCTTTACCTATGGTAGCTTTCCGTTCATCGTTCAAAATCCTCTAGAAACAGCAGCTACATTAGGGACAGCCTACCGCGAGGGACATCTAGCTTCTACTCAGAAGCAAGGGAAATTCCTCCTAGCTTTGTTTGTTGTGATTGCCGAGACGAAGGAGCTAGCAGAAGAGTTGGCTCGTCCCTTGGATTTATGGATGTTGGGGAAAAATGATTTTAATGAATTTTCCCATTATCCTAGTGGGGAAACAGCTAGAACATATGTCGTGACGGATGCTGAAAAAGTTCAGATGGCAGCAAATCGTATGCGAATGTTGGTTGGAGATGTCGCTATGGTTCAGCAGGCAGTTCATAAATTAGTTGCGGTATCAGGAGCAGATGAAGTTATTTTTATTCCTCTTATTCCTGATCAAACTAATCGAATGAAAGCCTTGGAACTGCTAGCGACTATTGAAATAGATGATAAATAA